The segment CTCTTAAATAGAGACATCattgaggaggaggaggaaggcgTTGCCTCGGGGCGGTAGCCTGCCCATATAATTATCTATTACATCATattcaaatgaaatgaaatgaaatgatgTGAAATGCAATTAAAAATGCATAGAGAATGGTAACCACAAAGCGAAGGAAAGggacggagagagagagagatagagagatagagaaagagagagagagagagagagaaagagagagaggagttCACTCAACTGTGGATTTGATTTCTTAATTTCGATTACCTAACATATCCCGAGGGgagcagggggcagggggcagggccCTAAGCCCTAACCTCGGACACAAATCGAAAGAGAAGTTGTTTGACCAGAAGATGCAGGAGGGGGAGATGGGAGGGGGAATAGAAGATGTTGAATCTGGACGAATGAGCACTCAATCCAGTTAATCCCCCGCTTTTGTGGCACAGATCATAAAAATTtacaaacaaaaatcaaaagaaatcctttttcttctctctctctcagagTTCTCTCCCTCGCTCTGATCCATCGATGGAATTTTTATTGTATCCGCTGTATCTTTATGGGCGTCTATTAATTACCCATCGAGGAGGCAGTAGCAGGGCATTGATTTTCATGGGACAGCCGGAGCGACAGAGCGGCATCGAAAgaagttttttttctttctagAGCTAGAGGAGAGGGGAGGTGGTGTGGCAGCCTCTCCTCTGGTAAATGACATTATCCAAAGGCGTTGAATGACGGTGGTGACTTTAAGGAGCTTTAAGGTGAGCTTTAAGGATTGCAGCCTTAAGTCGGTTTCCCTAATTGAATCCCAAAATGAAAGGCGTATCCTTCCAGAGATATTTTTGAAGCGATTTCTTGGGCAGCAGATGAGAGTTCTCAGCGAAAGAGAAGGGAGAGTGCTCTCAGCGAAGGAGAGGGGAGAGCGCTCTCtgcgaaagagagaggggTATGGACTTATCTCTGGTATCGTCTCTGAGGCGATTAAATCCCTTAAAGAACGACTTTCAGCGCAAAAGATACGAACATTCGCACAGATACCACGATTTCTTACAGCTCTAAAGGCTTTTCAGATTACGGCAACTTGTTTATTTATCTGTAGAAAGGCAGAAAAGACACCCCGAAGGATTAAACCTTAAATTGGGAATGGAATTGAGACCTTGAATCACACAAATCGTTCCCTAAACCGAACATAGCCGAACCATAGCCTTTATTTTGAGATCAAAAATTGCATTCAAAATGAAAATCCAATGGAAATCCATCAAAAATCCTCCGACAAATACTTGTCGCGATCGAAGAAGGAACCAATGACAATGCGGCCGCTGAACTTGCGGCCACTCAGGGCGCCCAGAGCCTTCTCGCTGTCCTCGATGGTCCCGAAGTGGACGTACACCTTGCCGCAGCCCTTGGGGCGAGTGCCAGAGTCCCCTCCTCCTTCCCCTTCCGATCCGCTGGCCTGGGGGCGTGGTATCTTGAGGCTAAGAACCTCGCCGTACTTGCTGCACTCCTGCTCGATGTCGGTTCGTATGTCCTCGTACTCCTCGTTGTCCAGCAGCTCCTCCGGCAGCACCATATTGAGAACGCACAGCACCTGGGTGGCATTGTTCAGCCCCGCCGTGGAGCCCGTGAGGGATGTGGCCACAAGGCCGGGCACTTGGATGGGGATCTGCTGGGTGCCCGCGTACCGGCCGCTGGGGATCCGGCGGTCCCCGAGCTGCATGCCGTTCAGATTGGCACTCACCTGTTCCGTGAGCAATGGATCGACGTACTCGAAGAAGGCGTACCCCGTGCTGAGCGTTGTGCTGGGGTCCCTGACCAGATTGAAGCCCCGCAGCTGGCCGAacgacagcagcagctcctTGATCTGCGTCTCGTTCAGGCACGTGGGCAGGCCCCCCATGTAGATCTTGTGCGGCGAGTCCGGAACGAGGTtggaaatcgcctcgctgCCCAGGCTCCCAGTTTCCGCTGAGGACGACAGGGACTTGCCGGCCACCGATGAAGCACTGCCTCCGACGGCATCGGGGATCCGGCCAGCGCCAGCGGCAGCGCCAACGGGACCCACTGGATGGTAGTCGTGTGGCCGTCGGATCTTCAGCACCTGTCCACGGAACGAGATGCCATCGAATGTGGTCGCCTGGGTGGCCTCCTGCATCGAACGGAACTCGATGAAAGCGAAATTCTTGTCGAGATTCGCCTGGCAGGACAGCACCGCCTTCCCGTCGAGACAGAGCTGGCCGCCACAGTCGTCGCAAAGCAGCAGGAACTGCTGGTTGAAGAAGGCCATGATGTCGTCCTCGGTGACGCCGAACGGTATGTTGCCCACGTAGAGGCGACGCGCCTGGCGCGTCACCATCGCAATGGCCGCCGTGTCCGCCGTCGGCTGCGTGTCCGACTGGATGCGCGCCACTGGCCTGATCTGGCCACTGGCCTGCATGGCCTTGTACTGCATGGGCGTCACATGGGCATAGCCCTCGGGCGGCACATCCCACAGGCTGGCGCCGTGGCGGCGACGTTTTGGAAGGGATTTTCTGGCCATGGCACTCGAACGGGTGGCACGCGAACGGGATCGGGAGCGGGAACGGGAGTGGGAACGGGAGCGGGAACGATTCCTGAATCGAGGACGTGTGTAGCAGGAAACCGCCTGCTCGGATTTGCTGCCACTTCGATTGCGGTGCGAGAGGCGCTTTTCTATTTTCCGACCACCACCCATTGATATCTCTCTCGCTGGAAAACACATGGGTTGTtttttaggggaaaatacgtGCGGGAAAAACGATGAAAATCTTACTCGTAAAACAGCGCAAGAATTCACTTTCCTTGTTATTTTTTTCGCGTTGACAGCTTTCACAATGATTGGCACTTTTCCCCTTAGACAGGAGACAGGGTTGCAAGGTGCTGACCGGGCAGGCGCCCCATAGAGTTGTAGCTGACAGCGGCAGGGGGCAGGTGCACCGGCAGGGTTAATTAAAACCCAAATCTAAAGTATTTCTCCTTAGAAAATCGATTAAGAAATACCTTTGACCAAGGAGCGCACCAGCGACATTCCATGGAAAGACACAACTTCATTTGGGATCCTCCGATTCGAGCGACTCAATTAATTCCCATAAAGGCGACACAATAAAACTGTCAACCCAAAGCAGGATCTGGCATAATGAAGTGGGGATCGATCGAGGAATTCTTTATAGATTTTTGTGGTTGTCTACCTTCCACCAGGCAGGCACCCTCCGATAATTTATGTCCCTCAAGGCGAGACTCAATCACCATTCAACGGATATATGGCCTGCGATCCTTTCAGGATAATGGTCTACCGTTTAATGGTTATTTGATGGCACGCACACAGAGACGATCTACGGGAGGATCTTCTTCATGCAAATGCAATCTCTGTCCGTCATTAAGTCTccaaattaaatatatttcatcgCCAGTGTCCAAAAACCAATTAATTTGTTGTTCATTTGTTGGATTTTGGCTGGCTCTTTTTGTTGGCCAATGGCCAGAACCtgtccacacacacacacaaacacacgacGCAGACACGCAGACACTGACAAACGCAATTAATTTGTCCATTTAAATTCAGGCAGTGAATGCTCTCCCACCTCCTTCCACCTTCCACCTTCCATTCCATGAGGCTGATGATGAGGTAACCCTACTACAGCCACATGCCCCGAAAAAAATATTCTGAACGTTTTTCGATCGGTTCTCATCATTTGAGGAATGCAACAAGCCATCCACCACCGAAGGCgataaattatttttttcaaCAACTCAATAAAAATTCATAACTGATTGTGCGGCAGATTGTTGGGGGTTTTTGACCGAAAGGGAAAATCAGtttaaagaaaaaataaaataaaaaaagtaaaaattaaataaaaataataaataataatactaataaataaaaaaataaataaaattaacaaataaaaatacaaattataatatataaaaataatattacaAATTATAATAAACAACAATAAATATAGGATTAATAAAGAACgcgggggaacgttgtgagttgctgcggacaccgcaactctacggttatacccgatactaagtcagtatggctctcctccggcagacgccgctaatattaaacgacacgacaaagagtgcgtgcgagagagacaggaaatcagtctgagcgtgacgtcgggcgctgcgtagctactgcaaattgatttgttcctattggctataaaaatgatctgatctgatccagattcagcaatctgatagatatggtcattatctatgattctgcgtttttagttttctcgaatgtgcaatattgtggatgcaacagattttcgttctttgtgtgggcggaagggggtggggcgaaattttgaggttcacgttttatagttagatctaccaggagtgcggataccaaatttggttactctagccttaatagtctctgagatttttgaatatccccagattttcgtcctttgcgggggcggaagggggtgtggcgaaattttgaaacaaaactaaaaaggGCGAAAGCCATAGTGAAAGTTTCAACGAAATCAATGTGCAAGAAAGTAAACACTTGGAAATTGTGTGCGACGCTCAGTCGGCCGTCTGGTAACCGTAGTTCATGGTCCTGGCTCCCAACGCAATcccaaaaactacaaaaacgAGTACGAGTCCCACCCAATCCAATCCAAGCCCACCCAGCGCCATCCACTCGACTATGAAATTAAAATGGATGATGGgcaaaatgaaaatggaatttTTAATGAGCTGCCGCCGAGGCATAGGCCAAACCAGGGCCCGGGCTAAAAACAATGGCGAGGAGACAAAACAATGGAAATTCGTCCCTGGCTGCGAATGGTGTGCGTCGCAATGAAAACGGCCGCCAACACTTTAAATAGCACCATCAGAGGGGTTCAGAAATTTAGTGGCGCCGTTTGCTGGCCATATCTTAAGCTGTATTTCTCTTGTGGTAAAACTGAGGGACTATTTCACGATCGGAAATTCTATGTTCTTTTATTGggaattatttattttattatttatttatttattttcttggatATACTTTCAAAGCAATTTAAATCACTCCTTTCAAATCCCGACAGATAAGTGTTAACTCGTATATACACAGTCGTCGTATtgaaacacacacactggaCAGACTTACAACATGCCGCCCAAGGAAAATGCCAAGGAAGAAAATCCAAACTACTTCACCTGGACACAGGTAAGCGCCTTTCGATAATACATTTACTGGGAAACCTTATCGGTCTCCTTCTGCAGCTTCTCGTGGCCGTGTCCGTGTCCTTGTGCTCCTTCTGCACTGGCTTCTGCGGTGCTTACACCTCTCCGGCCTTGCCCTTCATGAAGGGCGATGATGGCAAGTTCTCGATCACATCCCAGGAAGAGTCCTGGGTGGGTGGCCTTATGCCACTGGCCTGTCTTGTGGGCGGCATTCTCGGCGGCCTACTGATCATGTATATTGGCAGGAAGTGGACAATTATGATCACGGCTCCTCCGTTCATTATCGGCTGGCTGCTGATCGGCTTTGCCACGGTCCAGCAGTGGGCCTGGCCACCTTGGTCCTGCCCGTCTACCTGGGCGAGACGTCTACCTGACCCTGTTCGTGCCGGAGACACCACGCTACCTTTTGTCGCGCGGCAAGACCGAGAAGGCCTAAAAGTCGCTCGCCTGGCTGCGTGGCAAGACCGGCGACGTCGATGCAGAGATGAAGGAGCTGGCCAGCACCCAGGGCGAGACGGCAAATGCCAAGACCACGTATGGGGACATGTTCAAGAAGCGCAACCGCAAGCCCATTCTCATATCCCTCGGCCTGAAGCTGTTCCAGCAGATGAGCGGCATCAATCTGGTGATCTTCTACACCCATCAGATCTTTTTGGACGCCGGCTCCACCATTAAGCCGGCCATTGCCACGGTCATTGTGGGCTTGGTCAACTTTGTGGCCACTCTAATAGCCACCGCTGTCATCGATCGAGTGGGACGCAAGGTGAGATCCTAGATCCGTTATTTGCTTTAATCTGTCTGCTGTTATCCAGGTCCTGCTATACATCTCCGACACGACTATGATTATCACCCTGTTCACGCTGGCCATATTCTTTTTTGGCAAGCACAAGGACTGGGATCTCTCGGGTGTGGGATGGCTGCCGCTGGTGGCTGTGCACTTTCATAGTCACCAAAACGTATATGGACATGATCTGTGAGTTTTGTTCAATGACAAGTTTGGCACTAGATCTTTTGTATAATTTGTTCTCCCTCAGCTCTGATCAATAGCTATGGCGCCTTCTCCGTATATTGTGTGTGCTGCATTATAGGCATGCTATTTGTCATCTTCTTTGTGCCCGAAACCAAGGGCAAGAAACCAGTTTCTGCACCTCACGGCGACGGCTCTTCCCCACCTTCCTTCCTGCTTTACGTGGCAGTTACTCATATGATTTTGTGGCTACAAAGTTGAGGCGTAAATAAAATTATTCCATATTTTTGCTAGCTGTAAACGTGATTCCGAGTGTCTGTGCGGGAGTTGTGCAAGTGTCTGTGCGGATGATATGCTGTAGTAGCTAAACTTTTGCTTAGCCAATGTTTTCACTCTCACTTTGCTTTGATTTCCTTGAGATAACCCAATTAGCTGGAAGTAGAGCAAGCTGCATGGCCCTGTTAGTATCGAAGGATATTCGTATATAAAAACTCCACACAGTCAGAGCAACCTTTTGTTTTCTCTGCTTTACCTACCCCAATCCCCCTATTGATTGGGAATAGTCTTTGAGGCGAATTAAGTTGGTTTCTGGCAACTTTAGTCTCTTTCTCCACGATTCGAGTTCATTAAGCTGCTTAAATATGGACCAAAGTCGAATTAATATTCCGACAACATTTGCCGCATTCCCCCATTTGTGAGGGGAAGTTGAAAGCAGACAGGCCAGGGTCAAGGATCAGAGCAGTGGGCAGGAAAGGCGGGGCCTCTGCAGTTTGCTTTAAATGTTCTCTTTggttgctctctctctctggtttTTTTAATGTTTGCCTAAATGGTAATTAAAATATGCCCAGATGGTGTCTGGATGAGCTCTGCCGTTCCACCGTCGGTCTGTCCGTTAGCTGGGAGCTGGGGGCAAACGAGTGGGCGAGTCGGGACTCTCGAGGTCAATTTCAATCACAGAGCCAGCTCTGGCTCTCTTACCCGTACTTTGTGGCAGCTAGCAGGACCGGTCAAAGTGCGAAAAGGTCATCTTCAATTGCTACTTTTTCTGTTCATCCTCCTTCTCAGTAGTAAGAGActaacagacagacagagagacgtAACCACAAAGAACTTAAATTGGTTCTGGGTCTGGTTACTCCTCAGATTGCTCTGTGGTCACTGAGAGCCCTtcatgtatttatttatttctataTTTACTCCTTTACTCAGTCAACACTTTTGCAACTTCTCTGTAAAATCTTTACCATTTTCAAAAAGTCTCCAGAAAGTCTCACTACTTTCTCTATTCTATCACTTCAAGGACTTTACCGCCAGTTTTTAGTCATAATTTTTGCATAAAGCAGGGAGTCGGTATTCAGAACCCAGCAAACTGTGTCAACGCAGCCATTTGGTTTCCAAAACTCACCTCCAGTCCCCCACCCTTTCTCCGCTCTCAATCTCACTCATCCTTTCCTGCTTTTGCCGTCTCTTTCTTTCCTGCTTCTCTGTGGGCCGCCTTTTTTCCGCAACGTTGATGGCGACATAAATAGCTCCCGCTTGGTTGATGTTGATGGCTTAGTCCCACACGCCACCCTAAACGGTGGAAATATCCAGGTAACAGCCGTCTGGCTCATAAATGTAAACTTTTTCGGCTAGTTACATGTAACTATGCCATTTTGCTGGCAGAAAAGTTGAGAGAGCACTGGAGCACTGCTCCCCCTCTCTGGTGATGCCTTTTCAGTTGATTGCCAATTTAATCGGCTCGCAATTTCCGCCTTGACGCACGCCTTAGCTCCATGATTAGTGGGCGTGGCCGTGTCTGTCTAATTTGTATATCTGTGCAAAAGTAGGATTCCACAAAGCGGATCTCTTAGCCGCGACACTTGAAACGAATGACTGTGTGCGCTGATGGCGGAGGGGGCGAATGTGTCGGGCTTTGCCCGTCTATGTatctatttatttttttccctCTCCGACATCGTCTGACGTgtggcatgtgtgtgtgtgcgcagCACCCATAATTCAAATTCGAATACGTGCCGTGCATATGGCCGTAGAGCGGAACCGCCTGGAAATGGTTTGGCGACAGTGTCTGCAGTTAATCTTCGGCCTGAGCCAGGGAAAATGTCAATACTGCATGAGAGGATAAATATGCCTGTCTTTTGTGTGCGCGCCAGAGAGAACCTGAAAAATACTTTTTGGTATGACACActgagaaaaaaaaagtggTACGCGTCGATGTCAAACGGATCATAATGTTACAATTTTATAAAAGCAGAGATCCATTAATCCGATTGTAGCTGCCTCTTTGGCCTCGCACTGGGCACAAACTCTTTCATCCACTAACTGTTTGAAGGCACTGTTTTCATAGCGGTCCCATTGCACGGCTCGGACAGCTCCATTTGCATATTGAGCTAAGCAAATGTTAATCAATCAAAGCCGCAGACAACTCTTTAACCCATTACCCCGCCCTGCTCCTTGGAAATTGTTCAATTCGCTAAATGTTTGAATGAGCAAACATATTACTGCAAAATATAAATTGTTTAatacaaaaacgagggggaacgttgtgagttgctgcggacaccgcaactctacggttatacccgatactaagtcagtatggctctcctccggcagacgccgctaatattaaacgacacgacaaagagtgcgtgcgagagagacagaaaatcagtctgagcgtgacgtcgggcgctgcgtagccactgcaaattgatttgttcctattggctataaaaatgatctgatctgatccagattcagcaatctgatagatatggtcattatctatgattctgcgtttttagttttctcgaatgtgcaatattagggatgcaacagattttcgtcctttgtgtggacGGAAGGGGGTAcgtcgaaattttgagatacacgttttatagttagatctaccaggagtgcggataccaaatttggttactctagccttaatagtctctgagatttttgaatatccccagattttcgtcctttgtgtgggcggaagggggtggggcgaaattttgaggtaCACATTTTTAAGTAAGAtcgaacaggagtgcggataccaaatttggttactctagctttaatagtctctgagatttttgaatatccccagattttcgtcctttgtgggggcggaagtgggcggggcgaagttttgaaatatttttgttgcagtgacatatcacagaagtctggatccaaaacatcgttgctctagctcgtatagtctttgagcactaggcgctaatagggacggacagacggacagacagacatggctcaatcgactcggctattgatgctgatcaagaagatatatactttatggggtcggaaacgattccttctggacgttacacacatccacttttaccacaaatctaatataccccaatactcattttgagtatcgggtataacgagggggaacgttgtgagtttctgcggacaccgcaactctacggtatacccgatacttagtcagtatggctctcctccggcagacgccgctaatattaaacgacacgacaaagagtgcgtgcgagagagacagaaaatcagtctgagcgtgacgtcgggcgctgcgtggccactgcaaattgatttcttgcttttggctacaaaaatgatccgatgtgatccagattcagcaatctgatagatatagtcattatctatgattctgcgtttttagttttctcgaatgtgcaatattagggatgcaacagattttcgtcctttgtgtggacGGAAGAGGGTAcgtcgaaattttgagatacaccttttatagttagatctaccaggagtgcggataccaaatttggttactctagccttaatagtctctgagatttttgaatatccccagattttcgtcctttgtgtgggcggaagggggtgggcgaaattttgaggtaCACGTTTTTAAGTAAGAtcgaacaggagtgcggataccaaatttggttactctagctttaatagtctctgagatttttgaatatccccagattttcgtcctttgcgggggcggaagggggtgtggcaaaattttgaaacaaactcgtctcggtccgatagattaggagtgtggataccaaatttggttgctctagcttttgtagtctctgagatctaggcgctaatgttttactctaagcaaagccgcctatgctacgtgtgtgttagagagagacagggcgagaaaaaatgaaattgttttcttgatgctggctataataatgatacgatccaattcagattccgcagtcttaaagatatggtcattctctacaattctacgtttttggttttctcatatctttaaaattgtggatgccacaaattttcgtcctttgtgggggcggaagtaggcggggcgaagttttgaaatatttttgtatcagtgacatatcacagaagtctggatccaaaacatcgttgctctagctcttatagtctttgagcactaggggctgaaggggacggacagacggagagacggacggacggacagacagacagggctcaatcgactcggctattgatgctgatcaagaatatatatactttatggggtcggaaacgattccttctggacgttacacacatccacttttaccacaaatctaatataccccaatactcattttgagtatcgggtataaaaatacaaatttacGTCTCCAGATGGTTCATTGCCTAACGTGCTTGTGACGTAGTAAATGTTAAAAAACGATTTAGTAAATCCAAATAGGCCTAGAAAAATTACATCTACTTTCATTCCCATTCAGTCAGTATCTCCACCTCAACGGGACGGGACTGTTCAAAGTTTCTAGTAAAtaaaaaatcaacaaaattCTTTGTATTTTGTAACAAAATTTTGAGAGCTAAATTCAAAGTGCATCAAAATGGCAGATCCAGATGCTCGGGATGCCGAAACCGTACCGCCACCCATTGGCGGGGAAAACAATCTTAGCATGAACAATGAGCGTTTGGATTGCGAGAATCTTGGTAAGGAGGGACACTGACAGTTCTCTCAGTAGAAACTTAGCAGAGAAATTAATCTTCCAATTAGAT is part of the Drosophila miranda strain MSH22 chromosome Y unlocalized genomic scaffold, D.miranda_PacBio2.1 Contig_Y1_pilon, whole genome shotgun sequence genome and harbors:
- the LOC117191751 gene encoding splicing factor U2AF 50 kDa subunit-like yields the protein MGGGRKIEKRLSHRNRSGSKSEQAVSCYTRPRFRNRSRSRSHSRSRSRSRSRATRSSAMARKSLPKRRRHGASLWDVPPEGYAHVTPMQYKAMQASGQIRPVARIQSDTQPTADTAAIAMVTRQARRLYVGNIPFGVTEDDIMAFFNQQFLLLCDDCGGQLCLDGKAVLSCQANLDKNFAFIEFRSMQEATQATTFDGISFRGQVLKIRRPHDYHPVGPVGAAAGAGRIPDAVGGSASSVAGKSLSSSAETGSLGSEAISNLVPDSPHKIYMGGLPTCLNETQIKELLLSFGQLRGFNLVRDPSTTLSTGYAFFEYVDPLLTEQVSANLNGMQLGDRRIPSGRYAGTQQIPIQVPGLVATSLTGSTAGLNNATQVLCVLNMVLPEELLDNEEYEDIRTDIEQECSKYGEVLSLKIPRPQASGSEGEGGGDSGTRPKGCGKVYVHFGTIEDSEKALGALSGRKFSGRIVIGSFFDRDKYLSEDF